CGACCGCTCTTTAGGCCGCTGCTCAATATGCTGGAGAACATGCTGCGCACTTTGCCCAAAATTCATCGCAGTGCCAGTGAACCAAACTTGACGCAATCGCAGCTGCAGAACGATGAGTTTCTGTATCTGCCCAGCCCGAAAACGCCGGTGAACTTCAACAACTTTCAGTTCTTCGGCAGCGCTGGGAATATCTAGACAGCGACCTGTACCTGTACTTACATATATCCTGCGTGATCAACGTGATCCTACATCTATATACTTTTTGTTCTTGTCCCTCTGTACATAAGCGATTCGCGAAGGGGACGGCTTTGGTTGTCCACCAaagtgaaagagagagagagagagagaaagagagagagatgggTTGCCTGCCGACCCGGGAGCGAAACTTGCTTCTTTCCTTGGAACTGACAAAGTGCATTTCTGTTACCACACACAAAACGACTACAAACTGTAAACTAAACTGCAACGCCCATGTGTACATAACTGCATCATAACTTATATACGTTAGGCAAGACTACtgaaactaaactaaactaaactaaactagcTGATCGCAATTACATTATACACATTATACTTATACTACAAGAGATGGTGTTGTTTCTGGAGTCGAGCACGATGAAGAACATTTAATTCaggtattatttgttattcaTTGTCATTAACTACTTCTTGGTTTATGTTTACACACAAGGTTCTAGGAATTTTTAAGTATGGAACCACCCAGCCGTATATTCAATTAGAAACACCACTCATTCAGTTGGATAAACTTTATTCATTTAGCAACAGAAAGGCGTGATCCGGAGGATCCTAAACATATCTGCTGGCGATGGCCAGAACCTTGGTGTAATCGGCTCCTTTGGCCAGCGTCTTCTCCTTGAGGATGGTTCGCAGGATCGTGGGAATGGGCACATGGATGCGAGTGCCCAGCGGACTGCCATTGTCGTCGATGAGCACCAGGTTGTTGCTATCGAATTTCGGCTGTTTGGGCTTCTGGTTCTGCTTGAGTCCCACGAGAATGCCCTTCTTCATCTGTCCCTTGATGGCCACCAGCACCTTATCGCCAATGAAGCCGACTCCGCGTTTGTTGTAGACATGGATGCACCTCGGTGGTCGCCCCTCGGCCATCGCTTTCTTTCCCAAATCGCTGTTGTCCACCACCCGTAACCGGGCCAATTTCCGGATTTCGCAGCACGCCGGCGTTGTGTGAATCAATTGCTGTGTTTGCTGGCCGCCCAGGGTTACCGCCAGTGGTTGGGCCACTTGTCTAACTGTTTTCAGGATGCGCAGCGCCATTATTCGCAGGTATTATTGTAGttcctattttatttaattcattaaacTCAAGGGAAAcgcacaacaaaaataaattatacaattcCTTTTAATCGTACGACAGCGTTGCCACATCGCGGCGAAAATACCATATGATTTAGCTACAGCGCAGTTATCGATGTTACGACCTAACAGAGCAAGCAGCTGTTAAGAGCGGACTATTTGAACAGTACTGTTAAAAGGcaagttttattttaattcaaattattcctcgtttcgttttttaattgaaaattggcTTGTTGAGAATAATTCAGGTCAGTCGATCGTCTTTCAACAACGATCACAGTCATTAGCAAAACCAACCGTTATTCTCGTCACCCTCACTTTTTAAACATCCAAGTGCGAGGTACAAAGAAACACACATTTAacttctgtttttatttttttattttattcagtTTAATACAatgccatatatatatatacacatcaGCGCATTAACTGCagttgtttaaaaataatttattagcaTTAGTAACTCTCGGTATTGGGCTAGTTTGTTTCGCTACcgtttgcttttatttatttgacacGACTAAGTAGACCAGTCCCATTGGTTAGAAAATTGGTTACTATATTTCACTATGACGTAAGAAATATTATATCGGCATaataacatacatatatatatatagatatatatttatatagataaATTTTGCGCTTTTCGTtttcttgttaattttttgGGTTCTCTTGTGACCTAATGACTAAaacaaacttttaaaaaactaCATAGTTCATAACAAAAACTAAGATTAGTTAAAAAaatgtggggggggggggcactTTAAAAGCACGGGGATGAGGTGAAAATAAGTTTTACTAAATCTTGGCTTTATCGAAATTATATACAAACTCAACACAAAATGTATTGTTAAcggtttaaaaaatatataacttgTGCGCTGCTTCAATAATTTTTGCCCGACTCTCCTCAGTTCACTTTCAAAAACTTAGGATCGGTTGAGGTCCTCGCGTTTGAAGTTCCGTATCGCGTCCAACAGTTGGGAGCGCGGATCAGGCGCGGTGGGACCACTGCGTCCGCCGTTGGTTTTCACGGGCTGCAGTGccggaggcggcggcggagggGAGGGTGTGGTCGCTGGCTGGACAGTGGGCTTGAGTTTGACCTGCAGGCTCACCGGCTTAGTTTCTGGCTCCTGGAGCTTTACCTCCACTTTGGTGGACTTCAGAGCGACGTAGCCACTTATTGACGGCGGTGCTGGTTTGCTTTCTGGCGGGGACTTGGGCGCGGTAGCTGAAGAAGGAATGCTTTCGTTCACGGACACCCTTATTCTCAAGGcctgctcctgttcctgctgctccttggcCAACATACGTTCCTTGAAGCCTGTGCGGCGTAGAGTACTCTGGCCAAAGGGCGCTGGTGCAGGATTGGCTTCCACTGGTCTGTTCCTCTCCAAACTGGAAACAGGGCGTGGAAGGGAGTTCATGGTCAAGTGGGAGACCATTTGGTTGTTTTGGGCAGCGGGTAGAGTGAATCGATTGCTTTTGGCTGGACGCGGCAATGTAGAGGAATGGTTTTGAAGGGAGTTTTGGTCCTGATCCAGTGGTTTTTCTATACGTTTTTGTACCGGCTTCACCGGCGTTTTAGGCTTTACTTTAACTGAAACACTTTCCTTTTCGATTTCTTGATCCTTTAGCTCCTGGACCTCCGGCTTCTCCTTCTTTTCCTGCTGTTGATTTTCCAAAATCTCATCCTTTAGTGGCTTAACCGTAATGGGAACATGATACTCCTTTCCCTGCGGAATACCCATCCTCAAAATGGGTGAAGCCACTCCGATGGTGAGCTTGGAAGGCGGTGAAGTCAACTGTTGCGACTTCCCTGCCCCGCCAAAGATATAGTCGCCTTCGTTCTTAATGGCCACAGTGGATTTGGGTCGCTCGCTCCAGGTGGCGAAATTAATGCTCGGTGGTCCGGAATACCGATATGTGGTTGGCAGAGGCTTGGAGCTCGGAGCTGGTTCATCCCGCTGGCTTTGTTCAATTTCCGCCATTGTGTTATTGGGGTTTCGTAAATTAACCGGACTGACTGGAGTGGCTGGGGTATTTGGAGGAGTTATCGTGGATTGGGAGCTCTCATTGCCTGATGATTCCTCCTTGACTGCTTCAACTTTTGGGAATGGATCTGGGACCTTCTTGACAGCTGGCGGAGACATCTTTGACACAATAACAAATGACTCCTTCATGGACTCAAGTGGCGGCGATTCTTTCTGTACAACTATCTCCTTTTGATGCAACGAAACAGCTTGCTCCTCGACAGATTTCACAGCTGGAGGTAACGATGGCCTTTCAACTGGAGAAGTTCTCTGCTCTTGTACGGCAGGAGATGACTTCTGCAGTGCAGGAGAAGACGGATAAGGTTCCTGCACAGCTCTGAAAGTCGGAGATGTAGGTTTCTCAACTCCAGGATTCGACTTTTTCGGGACAGGCGTAGGTGACTGTTGCGAAGCTTCAGAACGAGAGGAACTGATGTCTTTTACTCCATCCACTGATGATTGTTCTTTGGCCAGGCTCTCCAGCTGCTTAATGATCTTTGGTTGCTCTGTAACAGGAGTAGATGCACTGCCTCCACTTTCGGCCAGACTGTTCTTTCTAGAGTTCAGAATGGTCTTGATAACCTCTGGACTTTGCAATGATGGTGATTCACCAATGCTCAACTCACTAGACGAGCGTCTCTGACCCAAACCAATGCCATTCTGCTCCAGCTTGTTTAGGGAGACGTGAGAAGAGCTGCGATGACTTAGAGCTCTTCCGGATGAGGCTACCTCTGTCCCTCCGCCTGAGGCGCCTGCCTGAAAGGAGTCAGCTCGTCCAATCCTCGTCGTACTTTTCGCCGTAGTTATGCTGAAGTTAGCCAATCGATTTGGTTTGGCCGATTCGATTTCAACCATTTGGGGATCGGGTTGTTTCTTTATCAACGTATCCAGACGCTGTTGGTTGATTATAGTGGCCAGTTCATCCACGATCTCGTCTAGCGGCGAGCCAGGACTTAACGAACCAGCATTGCGTTTCTGCATTTGCTGATCGGAGAAGTCGGGAGGGGGAGAGATGGGATCCAAGTAGTTCCACGACGTGAGCGATGTTTCGCTACTGGGAGTGGCCAGATTTCCATTTGTTATGCTCGCTGGCTGATCCACGTGATTGTCCTCCTCCTCGATATCCTGCGCTGTCAGAGCTGTCAATTCCGCCAAAGTGGCTGCCGATGGTTCAGGTTTCTTGGATGTCTGGCACAGCTTGAAATTGTACACCTTGATTGCCTCATCGTCCTCGGAACTCGATTCCTGCTGCGATTTCTCCGCCTCTGGTTCGGGAGAGACGGATGGCGATGGCGCTGGCTCTCCGATTCCCGAATCCGCTTGCTTTGATGCCGTATCGTTGTCATCATCCTCTGTGGCACTGCCCAGGGATCGGGGCTCCGGAGTGGGCGTTCTATTCAGAAGGACTTTGGACACGTTTCCATTCGGTGAtccgttgccattgccatttacTTGGGCAAGTGGAGGATTGGCTGTCGGGGCAATGGGCAAGGGAGTGGTTATCCTAGGCGCTGGTTGCGGAATATTCGGGGTAGGTGTGACCGGTTCCGGTAGTGAGGCCAGTGATATATTGTCTCCCCCACTTTGAAAGTCCGGCGGTGGAGCCGGTGCCGTTTTCTTTTTGATCTGCAGCAATCGCTTTCGAGGCGTTGGCTCCGGACCGCCAGCAATCGGAGGTTTCAGATCCAGTGTAGCATAATGGCCATCCGTTGAGTCTTCATCCGGCGACTTTGAGCCGTTACCATTGCAGTCCAACTCCAAGGGACCGGAGAGGTTGGGCGTGGACATGCAGAGCTGGGGGCGCTTGACAATTACCGCATAAGCGGGTTCGCTTTTCGAGTTAGCAGCTGGAATATCCGGAACAGACTGCTCTGGAATGCAAACCTGGCTTGGCGGCCGAGGAGCGGTTCGCTTTTTGCGGGGTGGCGGTGCTAGTACCTTTGCTGGTGGCACCACCACCGGGGTACGAGTGTAGTTCATTCCCGTGGAGTCCATGGAGTTCAGTGAGTTGCTGGAACTGTACGGACTCGGCGTTTTGGCCGTGACCTTTGAGTGCCGGCTGCTACTGAAGTCCGAGCTGCTGCTCAACGAGTCTCGAGCGACACCGGTGCGCTGGAATTTGTGCATTACGTCCGGATTGAAGTTGTCATAGGACTCCGACTTGTGGCACAGTCGGATCTCTGAGAGACCCACTGTTCCGATCGTTGATTCGCAGCTGTACACCTGACTAGCATCCACTGAAAGGTGAAGGAAGAAAAATAGTTTTATATTGGAAATCCTTCGTAAACCTTTAGATCCACATACCTGGACTGCGAAACTCGTACTTGTCCGCATCCAGTTGCTTGTTGTCGCAGACGAGGGACAAGAGCTTACTCAGTGGAACTCTGGCTCCCAATCGGGCCACGAAGAGCTGATCCTTCGGCAGCAGAACGGTGATGCGGAAGGTCTGTTCAAAGGGCGCATTGCTGGTTGCCGCGGGCACCGGGGTTATCCGGTTGTACTCCAATTGACTAGTCTCGTTGATGTCCGTGTCCGTGGACAAATGGTGGAGCTGTGTCGACGACTTGGACAACTTGCCCATGGAGGAGTTGCCAGTGCCGGATTTGTCTGAAAGATATAAAATTGAGACATTGTTTTAAAGCGATTCTTAAGATCAAGCATAATTGTTTCCAAATCTTGCTCTTACTTTTTGGCCACTTACCCTTTTTTCGGCCAAACCAGCGGTTCAGTGTGGCGAAGCTGCCCTTCATGCTGCTCATGTCGTGGGCGTGGCTTCGTTagtgtctctctctctctcactctcacTCGTTATCCTCTTCTTCCTCCTTCACCGACTTCCGCTTTTGGTTTCCTGTCTAAAGGTGTCCTAATTTCTTAAACTCGCCGTTTGCTTTAAAATTTCGATCGAATTTCGTAATATGCGTAGAGcatgctaaaaaaaaaaaatggcgtGCGATTTGTGCGCTGCAAAATCTGAAAGTGGAAAAAGGCAAGAAATCGAGTCAGAAGCGGTCCGATTACAAAAGACGCTCGGtcttatcgtttttttttttttgggctgaTAAGGATGATGGAGGGGGAGGTGGGCCATTCCTCTGGCTCCTTATCAATGCCACATTGAGCAACACATCCATAATAACCTGTGCCAAACGAAAAGACTTTTGTTCTGTGCTTCCCAAAAAACGACAATTTCGATTTCCAAAATATGTTCTAAAGTCGACTTGATAGATTTAGGGTTCCAAactatttgaatattttttagttCATTATTTTCCGCCTGCTATTTGCCTTTTTCGCCAGGCTTACTGCTTAATTGTCGGCCAGGTTGTTTAATGACCACCAACACCTAGacacaaatataaatacaaaatagcTAGCGATAAGCCCAAGAAATCGAAATCGTCGGCGGCATTGAGAAGCGCGCGACTCGCGGGCGTTTTTTGTCGCGTGCGATTCATTTGCACACAATGCAATATCGCGAAGGCGATATGTATACAcgtatatgcatacatatgggCGAAATGGAACAAGGGGCAgccagggggcgtggcactgttCACTCAGTAGTAAGTTCTAATGACATAGTTAGGTGTGCGGCAGTGTGAGTGCAAGACCATGCAAATTGCGGGCAATTGTTGCAGCACCAACTTGTTCCATTGTtcgtgcactgagaaaaatatatgttaGAAGCGATCATCGCAGGCATTTGTTCTATGTTTAGATTCTATTTGTATAGGCTGGAAGTTCTTTCAGCACAGGAGTTATATTCAATAAGCATAGTTGATACGGAAATATTgtagaaattaaaatcaaacaattatTGCTTTCTGTGCTTCGATTTGAACTTACAATTTAATTAGACATACAGCACGTAACAAACCTATAAGGTTGATCGCAAGCAGTTCCCACAGGAAGTGCATAGTTGCTCGTAATTGGGAAATCAATTCACTAAATAACCTTCCGAACCGACAAATAAAACAGATTTAATGGAACTAAATGATTATAATTGAACTCAGTATAGAACTCGCTTGGCTTGACAGCTCGtacttatattttcattgtacAACCCATTTATAAAGCAAAggtgaagttattttcattatttactGAAATTACACTGGATCTCAAACGCGAAAAGGTGCTCAATGTGCAACAGATCGCTATATCCTCCATGGACTTATGGTAATGAGCCGTACTGTGTACATTCGTGATTGGCTGTAGCCAATCGAtttgtgtttggttttttggtgAGCAGCCCCAACTAATTAGCCCGGCCATTAGGCAGCCTAATTAGATATTAAACCCAACATGTAGTCGTCACTTCGATGCTCATAAAATCGGCTGAACGAATTGATACCCCTTACCAAGCTTGTAAACACTATTTTGATAGATATTTAtgttcgttttgtttgcttttaagGTTAGATTCTCATACATTTGAATAGGCGTATTGTAGGTATTTCCCCGTTCGGTTTACCAACTCTTCTAAACAGTTTTGGGTTATCAATacgtcgttgtttttgttttaaaccAAGCGCTTTTATAGTCAGTCACTAAAGTTCCCCTTGAAATAGACATGAGTAAGTATAAATTCCGCAGCTATCGTGGGGCGAcgatgaaaaatattttttattttggtttttgccttAAATCATCACGTTCCATAAACATGGCTGTATGGTGTTGCCAAAAATAATGAGCCTGCCTTCTAATGGCGTTAAGTGTTCTGGGGCCTTTGTGAACCGGctaattgaaatataaaaattaatttgctctCGGATTGCGGATGGTACGTGAACGTGAACTTTATACTTTGCCTATTGCCATAATATGTCCGGGATATGCGCGTATCTTTACAAAGGCGCttaaatttatggccatttATAAGCTCTTGGGTATCTAAACATATTGCCTAGTATACTATACGGCATATAGCATTTGAATAGCGGTGAATCAGagccaactgccaactgccaactgcaGCTGAACAATCCGACGTAATTGAACTGTTTGCTTTGGCACGTTGGCTTCGTGTGTTTCGGATTGGAGATGGTTAAGTAACCTCTATCGATTTCCACTTCTCACACGAGTAGCCCAGTTTACAGACAAACAACGAGTGATATGCCATATGCCATACGCCATATAACGTGAAGTACGATCGACTCAGAGCAATTCCCATTCCGACGTTTATCAACTGAATCGTTCCGAAACAAGGTCTCCGAAACTTGGCGAACTCAGATCACCTATCGCTGTGCGAACTTGATTGATCGGCGACATGGCGACCTTAGCTCCCATATCTTTGGCTTTGAAAACGAGAATCCCCAGACGAGAGTTTTGAGTTTATAACTTGTTGAACAGCCTCTTAATTAATGAAACATCTTTGGCAAGCGATATTGACGAGCCAAAGCACAAATGAAGCTGTGCGCATATCTTAattagtatatatttttaagtgtTCCCATCGAGAGTCGTTATTTGAATCTTTACGGCTAGCAGCCCACTTGAGATCCTTTGTTCAAGCTCTGAATGGAacccattaaaaaaaaagtctgGCCATTTGGGTCTTTATTATGGTTCTACATCAGGGGGTTGAATAACCCAGGCAGAAACTACGACTCCCATCCCATAATCGCATGCTAATTTCACGACTTATGTCTTTTGCCATTTCAAAAGACTGATTCGATTCTTCTGTCCGTTATGTGTACTCTTCGAATTGGCAACTTTCTACCGTTACACATGTGCCCGAATAAATGGGaggcattttcattttggcgGCCCAAGTACCGCTCCATGTTTAAATAAGCCGAATCAGAAGTGCAAATAGAGGATGATTAATGGCTCGGCTCTGTGGCTTCGGATGTGATTATTGAAAGTGTCGGAATGTCGGAGTATCTATAGGAATGCCGGAATGTCGGGGGATCGCTCCATCATGGGCTTAAATATAGAGATCTTTCGACTGCAAATCATTTTCGCCGTTCGATGGATGGATGACACTGACATTGAAGTTCGGCATTGCATTC
The DNA window shown above is from Drosophila melanogaster chromosome X and carries:
- the mRpL14 gene encoding mitochondrial ribosomal protein L14, isoform B, with the protein product MALRILKTVRQVAQPLAVTLGGQQTQQLIHTTPACCEIRKLARLRVVDNSDLGKKAMAEGRPPRCIHVYNKRGVGFIGDKVLVAIKGQMKKGILVGLKQNQKPKQPKFDSNNLVLIDDNGSPLGTRIHVPIPTILRTILKEKTLAKGADYTKVLAIASRYV
- the CG2841 gene encoding uncharacterized protein, isoform B, with the protein product MSSMKGSFATLNRWFGRKKDKSGTGNSSMGKLSKSSTQLHHLSTDTDINETSQLEYNRITPVPAATSNAPFEQTFRITVLLPKDQLFVARLGARVPLSKLLSLVCDNKQLDADKYEFRSPVDASQVYSCESTIGTVGLSEIRLCHKSESYDNFNPDVMHKFQRTGVARDSLSSSSDFSSSRHSKVTAKTPSPYSSSNSLNSMDSTGMNYTRTPVVVPPAKVLAPPPRKKRTAPRPPSQVCIPEQSVPDIPAANSKSEPAYAVIVKRPQLCMSTPNLSGPLELDCNGNGSKSPDEDSTDGHYATLDLKPPIAGGPEPTPRKRLLQIKKKTAPAPPPDFQSGGDNISLASLPEPVTPTPNIPQPAPRITTPLPIAPTANPPLAQVNGNGNGSPNGNVSKVLLNRTPTPEPRSLGSATEDDDNDTASKQADSGIGEPAPSPSVSPEPEAEKSQQESSSEDDEAIKVYNFKLCQTSKKPEPSAATLAELTALTAQDIEEEDNHVDQPASITNGNLATPSSETSLTSWNYLDPISPPPDFSDQQMQKRNAGSLSPGSPLDEIVDELATIINQQRLDTLIKKQPDPQMVEIESAKPNRLANFSITTAKSTTRIGRADSFQAGASGGGTEVASSGRALSHRSSSHVSLNKLEQNGIGLGQRRSSSELSIGESPSLQSPEVIKTILNSRKNSLAESGGSASTPVTEQPKIIKQLESLAKEQSSVDGVKDISSSRSEASQQSPTPVPKKSNPGVEKPTSPTFRAVQEPYPSSPALQKSSPAVQEQRTSPVERPSLPPAVKSVEEQAVSLHQKEIVVQKESPPLESMKESFVIVSKMSPPAVKKVPDPFPKVEAVKEESSGNESSQSTITPPNTPATPVSPVNLRNPNNTMAEIEQSQRDEPAPSSKPLPTTYRYSGPPSINFATWSERPKSTVAIKNEGDYIFGGAGKSQQLTSPPSKLTIGVASPILRMGIPQGKEYHVPITVKPLKDEILENQQQEKKEKPEVQELKDQEIEKESVSVKVKPKTPVKPVQKRIEKPLDQDQNSLQNHSSTLPRPAKSNRFTLPAAQNNQMVSHLTMNSLPRPVSSLERNRPVEANPAPAPFGQSTLRRTGFKERMLAKEQQEQEQALRIRVSVNESIPSSATAPKSPPESKPAPPSISGYVALKSTKVEVKLQEPETKPVSLQVKLKPTVQPATTPSPPPPPPALQPVKTNGGRSGPTAPDPRSQLLDAIRNFKREDLNRS
- the CG2841 gene encoding uncharacterized protein, isoform F, with the translated sequence MSSMKGSFATLNRWFGRKKGKWPKNKSGTGNSSMGKLSKSSTQLHHLSTDTDINETSQLEYNRITPVPAATSNAPFEQTFRITVLLPKDQLFVARLGARVPLSKLLSLVCDNKQLDADKYEFRSPVDASQVYSCESTIGTVGLSEIRLCHKSESYDNFNPDVMHKFQRTGVARDSLSSSSDFSSSRHSKVTAKTPSPYSSSNSLNSMDSTGMNYTRTPVVVPPAKVLAPPPRKKRTAPRPPSQVCIPEQSVPDIPAANSKSEPAYAVIVKRPQLCMSTPNLSGPLELDCNGNGSKSPDEDSTDGHYATLDLKPPIAGGPEPTPRKRLLQIKKKTAPAPPPDFQSGGDNISLASLPEPVTPTPNIPQPAPRITTPLPIAPTANPPLAQVNGNGNGSPNGNVSKVLLNRTPTPEPRSLGSATEDDDNDTASKQADSGIGEPAPSPSVSPEPEAEKSQQESSSEDDEAIKVYNFKLCQTSKKPEPSAATLAELTALTAQDIEEEDNHVDQPASITNGNLATPSSETSLTSWNYLDPISPPPDFSDQQMQKRNAGSLSPGSPLDEIVDELATIINQQRLDTLIKKQPDPQMVEIESAKPNRLANFSITTAKSTTRIGRADSFQAGASGGGTEVASSGRALSHRSSSHVSLNKLEQNGIGLGQRRSSSELSIGESPSLQSPEVIKTILNSRKNSLAESGGSASTPVTEQPKIIKQLESLAKEQSSVDGVKDISSSRSEASQQSPTPVPKKSNPGVEKPTSPTFRAVQEPYPSSPALQKSSPAVQEQRTSPVERPSLPPAVKSVEEQAVSLHQKEIVVQKESPPLESMKESFVIVSKMSPPAVKKVPDPFPKVEAVKEESSGNESSQSTITPPNTPATPVSPVNLRNPNNTMAEIEQSQRDEPAPSSKPLPTTYRYSGPPSINFATWSERPKSTVAIKNEGDYIFGGAGKSQQLTSPPSKLTIGVASPILRMGIPQGKEYHVPITVKPLKDEILENQQQEKKEKPEVQELKDQEIEKESVSVKVKPKTPVKPVQKRIEKPLDQDQNSLQNHSSTLPRPAKSNRFTLPAAQNNQMVSHLTMNSLPRPVSSLERNRPVEANPAPAPFGQSTLRRTGFKERMLAKEQQEQEQALRIRVSVNESIPSSATAPKSPPESKPAPPSISGYVALKSTKVEVKLQEPETKPVSLQVKLKPTVQPATTPSPPPPPPALQPVKTNGGRSGPTAPDPRSQLLDAIRNFKREDLNRS